The Rhodospirillaceae bacterium genome has a segment encoding these proteins:
- a CDS encoding thioredoxin fold domain-containing protein: MQNRRKFLTGAFGAGLGFAALSFPVVARANYDAPKGFHHQDWFMPTTFDLRQDHKAAMDSGKLLVLLWEQEGCTYCKQMHEVAFAYEEIVDVAKANFHIVQMDMRGERPFVDFEGNKSTEGKIAKSMAVTFTPTTQFHDKKGEVYRMPGYANPPVFKAVYDYVVEKGYKESGFRDWIKKKSGE, from the coding sequence ATGCAGAATCGTAGAAAATTTCTAACCGGTGCATTCGGTGCAGGTCTTGGTTTCGCCGCCTTGTCATTCCCTGTGGTGGCGCGGGCAAACTATGATGCGCCCAAGGGATTCCATCATCAAGATTGGTTCATGCCGACAACGTTTGACCTCCGCCAGGACCATAAAGCGGCGATGGATTCTGGAAAGCTGTTGGTCCTGTTGTGGGAGCAAGAGGGCTGTACATATTGCAAACAAATGCACGAGGTCGCTTTCGCCTATGAAGAGATTGTGGACGTCGCCAAAGCCAACTTTCATATCGTTCAGATGGACATGCGGGGCGAGAGACCCTTTGTCGATTTCGAGGGGAATAAGTCGACCGAGGGTAAGATCGCCAAATCCATGGCGGTGACCTTCACACCGACCACACAGTTCCATGATAAAAAAGGCGAAGTCTATCGTATGCCGGGCTATGCTAATCCACCAGTTTTTAAAGCAGTCTATGACTACGTGGTCGAAAAAGGGTATAAAGAAAGCGGCTTTAGAGATTGGATTAAGAAGAAATCAGGGGAATAG
- a CDS encoding substrate-binding domain-containing protein, with protein MLKVLTTIALKGVLEELAGDFQRQTGHEFAMTYGPSGTAFDQCRGGAVYDIVIATPDTIDTLISEGFVVAGSREKFATSIVGVAVKAGASHPNIETVANFKQALLDANSVGYTNPATLAASGVHMAKVLDDLGILDVVNAKTTFGQGGSVAEFLITGEIEIALQQICEHRLVEGVEIVGPVPDAIQKITTLSVGLHAQATERETGTTVIEWLTSPDINSVLDRHGLFPID; from the coding sequence GTGCTAAAGGTTCTTACGACGATTGCCTTAAAGGGTGTACTGGAAGAATTGGCGGGTGACTTTCAGCGCCAGACAGGCCATGAATTTGCCATGACGTATGGGCCAAGTGGAACGGCCTTTGATCAGTGCCGAGGGGGGGCCGTTTACGACATTGTAATCGCCACCCCTGATACAATCGATACATTGATTTCCGAGGGTTTCGTTGTGGCCGGATCGCGAGAAAAATTTGCGACGTCTATTGTGGGCGTTGCGGTCAAGGCCGGTGCGTCCCATCCCAACATTGAAACCGTGGCAAATTTTAAACAGGCTTTGTTGGATGCGAATTCGGTCGGATATACAAATCCCGCAACGCTGGCGGCGAGTGGCGTGCATATGGCCAAGGTGCTCGACGACTTGGGTATTCTCGACGTCGTGAACGCCAAGACGACATTCGGACAAGGCGGGTCGGTAGCAGAATTTTTGATAACGGGTGAAATTGAAATTGCCTTGCAGCAAATCTGTGAGCACAGGCTGGTTGAGGGTGTGGAAATCGTTGGTCCGGTTCCTGATGCCATTCAAAAAATCACGACTCTATCGGTTGGGCTGCATGCCCAGGCGACAGAACGCGAGACCGGGACTACCGTGATAGAGTGGCTGACCTCACCTGATA